The following are from one region of the Variovorax sp. V213 genome:
- a CDS encoding triphosphoribosyl-dephospho-CoA synthase produces MAMRQASTERARACFLRACWLDVAVRKPGNVSQASPGHGMQASMFIASARAAAGALFEPGLRVGERIEAAVEATWAVAGCNTNLGILLLCAPIALAVERHPGAATPAALRAAIEGVLATLDIDDASAAYRAIARAHPGGLGSAAEQDVHDAPTIDLRAAMALAADRDLIARQYRDGFADLFALAFQAPAYQPGCGVVLADADMPPDAATVASVQRLYLACLGAFPDSHIVRKHGERVAQTVMTAAQAWRERAGAGAVLDADPGFAAWDLSLKAAGVNPGTSADFTVAALLLSGWIQSCAAPARDAANAWHGS; encoded by the coding sequence ATGGCCATGCGCCAAGCGTCCACCGAGCGCGCCCGGGCCTGTTTCCTTCGGGCCTGCTGGCTCGACGTGGCCGTGCGCAAGCCGGGCAACGTGAGCCAGGCCTCGCCCGGCCACGGCATGCAGGCTTCGATGTTCATCGCCAGCGCGCGCGCCGCGGCCGGCGCGCTGTTCGAACCCGGCTTGCGCGTGGGGGAGCGCATCGAGGCCGCGGTGGAGGCCACGTGGGCGGTCGCCGGGTGCAACACCAACCTCGGCATCCTGCTGCTGTGCGCGCCCATTGCGCTGGCCGTGGAGCGGCACCCCGGCGCCGCCACGCCCGCGGCCTTGCGCGCCGCCATCGAGGGCGTGCTGGCCACGCTCGACATCGACGACGCCAGCGCGGCCTACCGCGCCATCGCACGCGCGCATCCGGGAGGCCTCGGAAGCGCGGCGGAGCAGGACGTGCACGATGCCCCCACCATCGATCTGCGCGCCGCCATGGCCCTGGCCGCGGACCGCGATCTCATCGCGCGCCAGTACCGCGACGGTTTTGCGGATCTGTTCGCGCTGGCGTTCCAGGCGCCCGCCTACCAGCCCGGTTGCGGGGTGGTTCTGGCCGATGCCGACATGCCACCGGATGCGGCCACTGTGGCTTCCGTCCAACGGCTTTACCTGGCTTGCCTCGGCGCCTTTCCCGATTCACACATTGTTCGAAAACACGGCGAGCGCGTGGCACAGACTGTCATGACGGCGGCGCAGGCCTGGCGCGAGCGTGCTGGCGCGGGCGCCGTGCTCGATGCCGACCCCGGCTTTGCCGCCTGGGACCTTTCTCTCAAGGCTGCGGGCGTCAACCCCGGGACGAGCGCCGATTTCACCGTGGCGGCGCTGCTGCTTTCGGGCTGGATCCAGTCGTGCGCGGCACCCGCGCGCGATGCCGCGAACGCATGGCACGGATCGTGA
- a CDS encoding RimK family alpha-L-glutamate ligase encodes MRIVIMTDEIGWHTRQLQAALRARGAVGRCVDLADCNIDTTAAWHGLVIPGYGRELPDAVLVRGIAGGSFEQVTKRLGVLHALRELGVPVYNDARAIERTVDKSMTSLLLHAARIPAPATWATESAAQARRIAMRETAAGHALVLKPLFGSQGKNLRLVGEVDGVHHPMPDIDAGYAGLAYLQRFVPPMASPGFDWRVMVVGGRAITAMRRVSTHWVHNVAQGARCEPAELEPALARMAEGAAHALDMDYAGVDLIAAASGPRIQVLEVNGVAAWQGLQRVTGFNIARAIVDDLLDRKMAQVRRRVHESVAPERRA; translated from the coding sequence ATGCGCATCGTCATCATGACCGACGAGATCGGCTGGCACACCCGCCAGCTGCAGGCCGCTCTGCGTGCTCGCGGCGCGGTGGGGCGCTGCGTCGATCTGGCCGATTGCAACATCGACACCACCGCGGCCTGGCATGGCCTGGTCATTCCCGGCTATGGCCGCGAACTGCCCGATGCGGTGCTGGTGCGCGGTATTGCCGGCGGCAGCTTCGAGCAGGTCACCAAGCGGCTCGGCGTGCTGCACGCGCTGCGCGAACTGGGGGTGCCGGTCTACAACGATGCCCGCGCCATCGAGCGCACGGTCGACAAGTCGATGACCAGCCTGCTGCTGCATGCCGCGCGCATCCCGGCACCCGCCACCTGGGCCACCGAATCGGCGGCGCAGGCGCGGCGCATCGCCATGCGCGAGACGGCCGCGGGGCATGCACTGGTGCTCAAGCCCCTGTTCGGATCGCAGGGCAAGAACCTCCGGCTCGTGGGCGAGGTCGACGGCGTGCACCATCCCATGCCCGACATCGATGCGGGCTACGCGGGCCTTGCCTACCTGCAGCGCTTCGTCCCGCCGATGGCTTCGCCCGGTTTCGACTGGCGCGTGATGGTGGTGGGCGGGCGTGCCATCACCGCGATGCGGCGCGTCAGCACGCACTGGGTCCACAACGTGGCGCAGGGCGCGCGCTGCGAGCCGGCCGAACTGGAGCCGGCGCTCGCGCGCATGGCCGAAGGCGCGGCTCACGCGCTGGACATGGACTACGCGGGCGTGGACCTCATCGCCGCGGCCAGCGGACCGAGGATCCAGGTGCTGGAGGTCAACGGCGTGGCCGCCTGGCAGGGGCTGCAGCGCGTCACGGGTTTCAACATCGCGCGCGCCATCGTCGATGACCTGCTCGACCGCAAGATGGCGCAGGTCCGGCGCCGCGTGCACGAGAGCGTGGCTCCGGAGCGCCGCGCCTGA
- the mch gene encoding methenyltetrahydromethanopterin cyclohydrolase, producing MSNTSSPRAAAGLSVNLLARPLVERLLADADALGLRVRRDDTGVHIVDAGIEAPGSVAAGLCVGEICMGGLGRVNLRSGASAEGWPTWLDVRSSQPVLACLGSQYAGWSLAATKEETGGKKFFSLGSGPARALAVKEKLFAELDYRDHAPCGALVLEVDRAPPKVVIDKLLRDCGLAPEALTLILTPTTSLAGTTQVVARVLEVALHKAHELGFALADIVDGAGTAPLPSPSADGVEAMGRTNDAILYGGRVHLTVRGDDDAARGLARALPSRNSRDHGRSFAHIFKEVEYDFYKIDGALFAPAEVWVSNIDSGNTWHGGAPDMELLQRLWLQEA from the coding sequence GTCAACCTGCTGGCGCGTCCGCTGGTCGAGCGCCTGCTGGCCGACGCCGATGCGCTCGGGCTGCGGGTGCGCCGCGACGACACCGGCGTGCACATCGTCGATGCCGGCATCGAGGCACCCGGCAGCGTGGCGGCAGGCCTGTGCGTGGGCGAGATCTGCATGGGCGGACTCGGGCGTGTGAACCTGCGCAGCGGCGCCAGTGCCGAGGGCTGGCCCACATGGCTCGACGTGCGCAGCTCGCAGCCGGTGCTGGCCTGCCTGGGCAGCCAGTACGCGGGCTGGAGCCTCGCGGCAACCAAGGAAGAAACCGGCGGAAAGAAATTCTTTTCGCTCGGCTCCGGTCCGGCACGTGCACTGGCGGTGAAGGAAAAGCTCTTTGCCGAACTGGACTACCGCGACCACGCGCCATGCGGCGCGCTGGTGCTGGAGGTCGACCGTGCCCCGCCCAAGGTCGTGATCGACAAGCTCCTGCGCGATTGCGGCCTGGCCCCCGAGGCGCTGACCCTGATCCTCACGCCCACCACCAGCCTCGCGGGTACGACGCAGGTGGTGGCGCGTGTGCTCGAGGTGGCACTGCACAAGGCGCACGAGCTGGGTTTTGCGCTGGCCGACATCGTCGATGGCGCGGGCACCGCGCCGCTGCCGTCGCCAAGTGCCGATGGCGTCGAGGCCATGGGCCGCACCAACGATGCCATTCTGTACGGCGGCCGCGTGCACCTGACGGTCCGCGGCGACGACGATGCGGCGCGTGGGCTGGCCCGCGCGCTGCCGTCGCGCAATTCACGCGACCACGGCCGCTCCTTCGCCCACATCTTCAAGGAGGTCGAATACGACTTCTACAAGATCGACGGCGCTTTGTTCGCACCGGCCGAGGTGTGGGTCAGCAACATCGACAGCGGCAACACCTGGCACGGCGGCGCGCCCGACATGGAGCTGCTGCAGCGCCTCTGGCTGCAGGAAGCATGA